Proteins encoded in a region of the Rutidosis leptorrhynchoides isolate AG116_Rl617_1_P2 chromosome 9, CSIRO_AGI_Rlap_v1, whole genome shotgun sequence genome:
- the LOC139868921 gene encoding uncharacterized protein gives MEMERDKEQTRVTTKDAGTGTGDENRNKLSHPIISTMEPLTHEAYGGGMYGKDDQQQQTKNPRDPPASETQSADGPSETASVELKHKPPPSSGDRDVDITGQSYIQ, from the coding sequence ATGGAGATGGAACGAGATAAGGAACAAACGCGAGTGACGACAAAAGATGCCGGAACTGGCACCGGAGATGAAAACAGAAACAAGCTGAGTCACCCAATTATATCAACTATGGAGCCATTGACTCACGAAGCATACGGTGGTGGAATGTACGGAAAAgatgaccaacaacaacaaaccaaGAATCCAAGGGACCCACCGGCAAGTGAAACACAAAGCGCCGATGGACCGTCGGAAACGGCATCCGTTGAACTTAAACATAAACCACCACCGTCTTCAGGTGATCGGGATGTTGATATCACCGGACAATCTTACATACAGTAG